CCGTGTCGGCCACCGCCTCCCAGACCCGTGAACTGCCCGGCGGGCCGCCCGGGGCCGGAGCGCGTGGGGCCGGTGCCGGCGGGCTGCCGGGGTTGCCAGGGTTGCTGTCCCGCAGCGGGATGCAGCCCCCGTGCCGATGCCCCCCGCCACCGGGACAGTGGCCCGCCATGGCGGCAGGGACCGCAACCACCACGACCCCGGCCGCCAAGGCCAGGACGAGCCCCACGCCTGCCCAGCGTCGCGCCACGCTTGCGGTCCCCCTCATGACATTTCAGCTGCGGTCATTCTCGGGCCGGCCGGGAGCCTATCGGATACCGACCCCGGTGCAACAGGCCCTTCGTATTCGCCATCACCGTCCCGTCGGGTGCCGGCCGCCACCTAGACTCTCCGCATCGACCAGGAAGGAGGCGCCACCGTGGGGGAGCTCGCCGTCACGGCTATCGGAGCCGACCGGCCGGGGATCATCGCCCGGGTGACCGGCGTGCTACGCGAGCGTGGGGGCAACCTCGAGGACTCCTCGATGACCGTGCTCGGCGGGCACTTCGCGATCATGCTCCTCGTGTCGACCGACGCCGACCCCCGTGAGCTGGAGTCGGTGCTGGCGGCCGCGACGGACGACCTCGGCCTCACCGTCACGGTGCGGGAGGTGGGTGCGGGCACCCCGACGGCTCCCCCGACCCACGTCCTCAGCGTGTACGGCAGTGACCGTCCCGGCATCGTGCACGCGGTGGCGCGGCGGCTGGCCGAACGCGGGGTCAACGTGACCGACCTGACCACCCGGGTCCTCGAGGGGGAGCGGCCGGTCTACGCCATGATGATGGAGATCAGCCTCGCCGAGCCCGACGACGCCGACGCGCTGGCGAGGCTGCTCGCCACCGAGGTCGACGGGGTCGACGTGAGCATCCACCCCCTCGACGTGGCCACGTTCTGACCCGATGCCCGTCCGTCCGGTCGTGGCCATCCCCAACCCCGTCCTCAAGCGGCGAGCCGCACCCGCCGGCCGCCCCGACGAGGAGCTCGCCGCCGACCTCCTCGACACGATGCGGGTGTCCCCGGGCTGCGTGGGGCTCGCCGCCCCGCAGATCGGCGTGAGCCGGCGGGTGTTCTGCCTCGACGTGTCGGGCCATCCGAAGGGCAAGCCCAACCACGGCCTCGTCGTGCTGTTCGACCCGGAGCTGCTCCACGTCGACGGCAGCGAGCTGCGCCGGGAGGGCTGCATGAGCGTGCCGGACTTCACCGCCGACGTGCGCCGCGCGCTGCGGGTCGTGGTCCGGGGGACCGACCCGGACGGTCGTGAGCGGGTCTACGAGGCGGAGGGCTTCGAGGCCCGCGCCTTCCAGCACGAGCTCGACCATCTCGACGGCATGATCATCCTCGACCGGGTGGCCTCCCTCACCACCGACGTGTTCCGCCGCAAGACCTACCAGCCGCGCCGCGACTGAAGGCGCAGCCGGCGCGGGGGTTCGCCCGATGACGGCGCGGCCCGTTACCCTTCGGTGACGCTGAGCAGCCGCCCGCCGGGCGACGCCCCCCAGGCAGGGAGCAGCAGCCGGATGGACACCCTCGACCTCGTCCGTCTCACCGCGGGCCTGGCGACGCTGGCGGTCTTCGGCGCGCGGGCCGGCCGGCGGGCGTGGTTCCTGCTGCGGCTGCTGATGCGGGCCCAGCCGATGCCCGAGCGCATGGGCGGGTGGGGCACGAAGCTGCGCTACCAGCTCACCCACGTGCTCGGGCAGCGCAAGCTGTTGAAGTGGACCGCCCCCGGCGTGTTCCACGCCTTCATCTTCTGGGGTTTCCTCGTCGTGCAGACCACCCTCGTCGAGACCATCGGCGAGGTCTTCGACCCCGAGTTCCACATCCCGCTGATCGGTAGGAGCCCATGGCTCGGGTTCGTCCAGGATCTGTTCAGCGTCCTCGTGCTCGCCGCGATCGTGGGGTTCGTGCTCATCCGTCTCGTGCAGGACCCGAGGCGCCTCGGACGCGGCTCGCGCTTCGCCGGGTCCAACCTCGACCAGGGCTGGTACGTGCTGCTGTTCGAGTTCGGGGTCCTCTACACCCTCCAGGTGCTCCGCGCCGCGCGGGCCGCCCTGGGCACGCTGCCCTACCCCGACGGCGCATTCGTGTCGACGTGGCTCGGCGGCTACATGGCCGGTCTCGGCGAGACGTCGCTGGGGATCATCGTCACGGCCTTCCTCGTCGCCCACCTCGTCGTGGTGATGGGCTTCCTCGTCTTCACCCTGCACTCCAAGCACCTGCACATCGTCACGATCTTCCCCAACGCCGCGTTCGCCCGCCGGCCGAAGGCGCTCGGCAAGCTCGAGACGAAGCACATCGACGTGGAGGACATGAGCGAGGACGAGGTGCTCGGCGTCGGCTCGATCGAGCACTTCGGGTTCAAGCGCTACCTCGACATGTACACCTGTACCGAGTGCGGGCGGTGCCAGAGCCAGTGCCCGGCGTGGAACACGGGTAAGCCGCTCAACCCCAAGCTGCTCATCATGGACCTGCGCGACCACCTCTTCGAGAAGGGGCCCTACCTGCTCGACCCGGGCCTCGCCAAGGGGGACGGCATCGACGCCGACGGCCAGCGGCCGAGCGTGCTCGACCTCCAACTCGTCGGGGACGTGCCGGGCCAGCCCGACGCGGTCATCGACTTCGACGTGCTGTGGACGTGCACGACGTGCGGGGCCTGCGTGGAGGAGTGCCCGGTCGACATCGAGCACGTCGACCACATCATGGACCTGCGCCAGTACAAGGCACAGATGGAGTCGAGCTTCCCGCAGGAGGCGGGCGGGATGCTCCGCAACCTCGAGAACGCCGGCGACCCGTGGGGGGTCGGCGCGGCCCGCCGCATGGACTGGGCCGAGGGCCTCGACGTGCCGGTCGTCGACGGCGAGATCGCCGAGGAGGTGGAGTACCTGTTCTGGGTCGGCTGCGCCGGCGCCCTCGAGGACCGTTCGAAGAAGGTGACCCGCACGGTGGCCGAGCTGCTCAACGCGGCGGGGGTGCGCTACGCGGTGCTGGGGTCCGCGGAGACCTGCACCGGCGACCCGGCCCGGCGCCTCGGCATGGAGTACCTCTACCAGGTGATGGCCCGCACGAACGTCGAGACCCTGAAGGCCGCCGGCGCGCAGCGGGTGAAGATCGTGGCGTGGTGCCCGCACTGCTTCAACACGCTGCGCAACGAGTACCCCGACTTCGACGGGCGCTTCGAGGTCATCCACCACACGCAGCTGCTCGCCCGGCTCGTCGCGGAGGGCCGCCTGGCGCCGCGGAGCGCGGTGAACAAGACGGTGACCTACCACGACCCGTGCTATCTCGGCCGCCACAACGCGGTGTACGACGAGCCGCGCGCCGTCGTGGACGCGGTGGAGGGCCTCGAGAAGGTCGAGATGCGCCGCTGCCGCAACCACGGCTTCTGCTGCGGAGCCGGCGGCGCACGCTTCTACATGGAGGAGGACATCGGCAAGCGGGTCAACCACGAGCGCGTCGACGAGGCGCTCGAACTCGGCCCCGACCTCGTGTCGACCGCGTGCCCGTTCTGCTTCGTGATGCTCGACGACGCCGTCGCGGACAAGGTCGGCCGGGGCGACCTCGCGGAGGGCCAGGTCCGCGTCGTGGACGTGTCGCAGATCCTCGCCGAGTCGCTCCTGCCCGGGGCCGAGGTCAACGGCCAGCCCCTGGAGAAGCCGGCGGGTTGAGGCCGGCGCGTCGGGCGCGCGTGGTGCCCTACCCGCCGGCGGGGGCTGTGCTAGCGCTGCAGCTTGGTGAAGGTCGACCCCTTACGGGATCGTCGGCGCTCGTCGCGCACCCTTGATACCTTGGTCCCCTCGGGGAGCGAGGCCTGTCTCGAGGGAACGGAAGAGCCATGGGGCAGAGCGGCCGGAGGGTGTCGCGCCGGGCGTTGCTGAGGGGGGCGGGGATCACCCTCGGTGCGGTGGCGCTCGGCGGGCCGGTCGGGGCACGCGGCCTCGTCGGCGGGGTGAGCGGTGCGGTGGGCGGGGCGACCGGGGTGTCCCACGCCGTGGCCGCCGGCGACGTGCTGCGCCTCGCGCGGGTGTGGCCCGGCGGCCTCGAGGGCGCGGCGCTCCTGGCCGGGTTCGACGACACGCACCGCATGTTCGACGACGGCTCCGTCGAGGTGCTGCTCTGGCCTGGTGACCTGGAGCGGCTCGTCGCGAGCGGCCTGCGCTTCGACGTCACCGTCGAGGACGTCATCGCCCGCGACGTGGGCGCCCTGCAGGCCACGGATGCTCAGGTGGGCGCGCCGACGGGGCGCCTGCCGGGGCAGCGCGACACGTACCGGACCCTGCGCGACTACGAGGACGACCTGCTCGGCCTCGTGACCCGCTTCCCGCTCCAGGCCCGGCTCATCGTCCTGCCCGAGCGCACCCTCGAGGGGCGGCGGGTCGTCGGCATCGAGATCGCCGACGACGTCCACCTCCGCGACGGGCGTCCCGTGTGGTACATGGACGGGCTCCACCACGCCCGCGAGTGGCCGGCGGGCGAGCTCACGCTCATGTTCGGTTTCGAGCTGCTCGAGAACCCGCAGGGCGACGAGCGCGTCACCGCGCTGCGCCGCGACACCCGCACCATTCTCGTGCCCGTCGTCAACCCCGACGGGTTCAGCTGGTCCCGCGACGCGCTCGTGCAGACGTCCGACCCGACCGTGAGCCTGCCCTTCGCCGCACTCGGGCTCGAGGCCTACTGGCGCAAGAACCGCCGGGGCGTGCTCGACGAGGCGGTCATCGACCGCTTCGAGCGCAACCTCACCTCCTACGGGGTGGACCCCAACCGCAACTACTCGGTGCGCTGGGGTGGGCCGGGCGCGTCGCCGGTCCCCGTCGACCAGACCCACCGGGGAGCCGGGCCCTTCAGCGAGCCGGAGGTCCGCAACGTCGCCGGCCTGCTGCGCGAGCGCCAGCCGGTGACCCTGAACTCCAACCACACCTACACCGGCCTCGTGCTGCGGCCGTGGGGCCACGCCGGCGGCGGCCTGCAGTACAGCCCCGACGAGCCGCTGCTGCGCGACCTCGGCGCCGCCATGTGCGCGCACAACGGCTACAACAACTGGCATGGCATCGAGCTGTACGCCACGACGGGCACGACCTCGGACTGGGCGTACGCGGCGCTCGGCTCGCTGTCCTACACCTACGAGATCGGGTTCACGAACTTCCACCCGCCCTACGGCGGTGAGGACGGTCCCCTCCACCACTACCGGCTCAACCGCGAGTCGTTCCTCCTGCTCGGCGAGGCCGCGCGCCTGACGGCCGTCGAGCTCACGGACCCGCGGGGGGCGCCGGTCCTCCACGCCACCCACGGCATCGTGAGCGGGCGGGTGGTCGACGGCGGCGGCAACCCGGTGGCGGCGGATTTGGCCGTCGCCCGGACCGCGCGCGTCCCGCTCGGCGACGGCACCCTGTACCCCGAGCCGTCGCGGGCGACGATGGCCACCCCCGCCGACGGGGCGTTCGCGTGGCACCTGCCCCCCTCGACCACCCCGATGGCGAGGGAGCGCGGGGAGGAGGAGGCCTGGACGCTCACCGTCGCCGCCGGCGGGAGGAGTGTGACCCGGCAGGTGCGGCTCGACCGAGGGCAGACCGCCGACCTCGGCGAGATCCGCCTCACGTAGCACGCCGGCCGCTCGGTCGGTCGGGACCGGCGCGCCGCCGACTCCGGGTCACGGCACGTACAGCCAGTCGTCGTAGCGGTCGAAGGTCCCGTCGGCGCGGCCGACCTCGGCGAACAGCGCGTAGTGGGCGCCGGCCTCGTCGGGCAGGGTCATCGTCTCGGCGGGCGCGCCGCCGGCGGTGACGGTGACCGCCGCCATGTCAAGGGTCTGTAGCGTCGTGCCGTCGGCCTCGACGCGGTCGAGGTGGAACACGATCTCGGTCGGGCCCTCGCCGGGTCCCGGCACGTCCTCGTCGGGGACGGCGAGCGTGAACGTCCCGCCGCCGTGGGCGAGGACCCCGCTGCCGGTGACCTCCCAGCCCTGGGCACTCGCGAGCGCGGGGATGCTGTCGGGGACGGCCCGGGGCGGCAGGCCGGCGAACGGGTCCGCGCCTTCTCCGCATGCGGCGAGCACGAAGGCGGTGACCGCGACGAGCAGTGCGACGCGCATGCCTACTCGCGGGCCGGGAAGTTCATGAAGAACTTGCTCGCCGTCGGCCCGCGCTGCCCCTGGTACTTGCTGCCGAGCGCGTCGGAGCCGTAGGGCCGATCGGCGGGTGTGGACAGCTCGAAGAAGGCGATCTGGCCGATCTTCATGCCGGGGTAGAGCGCGATCGGCAGGGTTGAGACGTTCGACAGCTCGAGGGTGAGCCACCCGTCCCAACCGGGGTCCACGAAACCGGCCGTCGCGTGCGTCAGCAGACCGAGGCGCCCGAGGCTCGACTTGCCCTCGATGCGCGCGACGATGTCGTCGGCCAGGACGATGCGCTCGAACGTCGCGGCGAGCACGAACTCCCCGGGGTGGAGGATGAAGGGGGCGTCCTCGCCGGCCTTGACCTCCTCGGTGAGGTCGGGCATCGCCTGGCGCACGTCGATGTAGGGGTGGCGGTGATTGTGGAAAACCCGGAACCGGTCGTCGAGGCGCACGTCTACGCTCGATGGCTGGATCGCGTTGTCGCTCAGCGGTTCGACGGTGATGCGCCCCGCCGCGATGGCTTCGCGGATGCTGCGATCGGAGAGGATCATAGGCGGGGATCGTACCCGCGCGTCCGCTGGGGAGATGGCGCACACGCTGGCGAGTCGACGAAAGGCGGACGGGTGGCGGTACTCGGACAGGCCGGTCTCACCGACGGGCAGCTCTTCTGGCTGGCGCTGGCCGGCAGCCTTTTCCCGGCACTCGGGTGGCTGTGGTTCTTCTACACCCGCGACCGCTACGACCGTGAGCCCAAGCGCCTCGTCGCGAAGCTGTTCCTGATCGGCGCGTTTCCCGTGGCGATCGTGGCGGGGCTCGTCAACGTCACGTTCGCGGGGGTGCTCGGCATCGCTCTCACCGCGGTCGTCGTCGCCCCGGTCGGGGAGGAGGCCTTCAAGTACCTCGGCGCTCGCGTCGGGGCGGGCCGCCATCTCGCCTTCGACGAGCCCGTCGACGGGATGGTGTACGGCTGCTCGGTGGGCCTGGGGTTCGCCGCCGTGGAGAGCATCGACTACCTCACCGCCGCCTACATCGGCACGGACCTCTGGACGGGCGAGCCGCTCGGCTGCGCCGGCTTCGGCTGCTTCGCGGCGGTCGCGGTGCTGCGCGGCGTCGGGAGCGCGCTTGTCCACGCCCTCTGCTCGGGCATCGCCGGCTACTTCCTCGCCCGCCGGGTGCTCGACGGGGCACCGCGCATCGTGGGGGTCGCCGGCGTCGGGCTCGCCGCCCTGTTCCACGCGGCGTGGAACGGCACGGGGATCGTGGCCGGCTTCCTCGCCCTCGCGGTTGCCGGGGTCGTGTTCGCCCGGCTGCTGCGGCGCGCGCTCGCGCGCTCGCCGTTCCACGGGCGCCAGCTGCTGCCGCACGCCCCCGAGCGGTGGTTCCCTCTCGTGCCGCCGGCGCCCCCGGAGACCCGGGGGTAGCCGGCGCGGGTCAGACCTTCGGCAGGCTGCGGGGGTCCCAGGCGCCCTGCGCGACGGGGGGCACGTACCCGTCGAGGTCGGCGGCGGGCAGGGGGATCGTCTCGCCCGAGCTCGGCGGACAGGTAGCTCGCCATGAGCAACTCGGTGATGAGCAGGCCGTCGTCGAGGTCCTCGGCGGGCTGGCGCCCGTCGAGGAACGCGGCGACCATGTGCCGGCTCCCGTCGGTGTAGCCGTAGGTGAAGGCCTCGTCGGCGACGACCGGCATGAGCCCCTGCTCGGCGTTCTGCTTCTCGACGAGGTCCTCGCCCTCGACGCCCTGCAGGCGGCGGGACAGGAAGATCTTCGCCTCGGTGTCGAGCGTGTTCACCGCCAATCGAGTACTCGGGTCCGAACAGCTCGAACGACAGCCGCAGGCCGGGCGCCGACGAAGCTCCACGACGTCGCGGCCTCGACGACGACGAGCTGGCCGTCGCGGTTGGCGAAGGTCACGGTCGCACGGGCGTAGTCCAGCGGTGATAAGTCGACCTCGCCGGGGTAGCGCTTGCGCGAGCTCGTCGGCGTAGGCGGGCCCCGACCACTTCAGCGACGCGATGCTCGCCGTGACCGACTTCGGCGTGAGCCAGTCGGCGACCCAGATCGCGTCGACGTTCCGTGGGCCGCGCGGCGCCGGCGGCGAACGAGGCGAGCTCGGCGAAGAGGTCCTCGCGCGGCACCGCCGGCGTGCTCATCTGATGAGCGTCGCAGGCTCGGGCGCGCGTTGCGGAACCCGCGGATGCCGCCGGGCGGCACGAAGAGGTGGTCGCCTTCGCGCCCGTCACCCACTGCCGGCCGTCGTGGAGCAGGACGGCCCCTCCCACCACCTGGAACGACTCCGCGAACGTGCGGTGAAAGTGCGGGCTCGCCCCGCCGGCGCTGGGCGCGAGGTCGATCCGGTGGAGGCTGTAGCGGGCCCTCGGTGAGCCGCGCGGGGGCGAGCACGGTGACGGTCGTCGACCCCGGCTCCAGGCGCGCGTGGCCGGCGGCGCCCGCCAGCACCGCACTCGCCTCCCCGCCCCCCGTGTTACGTCATCGCCCACAGGATGCTCCCGCGGTCGGCACGGGGCCAAGGAGGCCCGGGGCGTCGGGCCTGGACCGCAGCCCGCCCGCGATTGCCCGGGGGCCCGGGTGGGCCTATCATCGGACCCACCCCGC
This window of the Egibacteraceae bacterium genome carries:
- a CDS encoding ACT domain-containing protein; the protein is MGELAVTAIGADRPGIIARVTGVLRERGGNLEDSSMTVLGGHFAIMLLVSTDADPRELESVLAAATDDLGLTVTVREVGAGTPTAPPTHVLSVYGSDRPGIVHAVARRLAERGVNVTDLTTRVLEGERPVYAMMMEISLAEPDDADALARLLATEVDGVDVSIHPLDVATF
- the def gene encoding peptide deformylase encodes the protein MPVRPVVAIPNPVLKRRAAPAGRPDEELAADLLDTMRVSPGCVGLAAPQIGVSRRVFCLDVSGHPKGKPNHGLVVLFDPELLHVDGSELRREGCMSVPDFTADVRRALRVVVRGTDPDGRERVYEAEGFEARAFQHELDHLDGMIILDRVASLTTDVFRRKTYQPRRD
- a CDS encoding (Fe-S)-binding protein, with the protein product MDTLDLVRLTAGLATLAVFGARAGRRAWFLLRLLMRAQPMPERMGGWGTKLRYQLTHVLGQRKLLKWTAPGVFHAFIFWGFLVVQTTLVETIGEVFDPEFHIPLIGRSPWLGFVQDLFSVLVLAAIVGFVLIRLVQDPRRLGRGSRFAGSNLDQGWYVLLFEFGVLYTLQVLRAARAALGTLPYPDGAFVSTWLGGYMAGLGETSLGIIVTAFLVAHLVVVMGFLVFTLHSKHLHIVTIFPNAAFARRPKALGKLETKHIDVEDMSEDEVLGVGSIEHFGFKRYLDMYTCTECGRCQSQCPAWNTGKPLNPKLLIMDLRDHLFEKGPYLLDPGLAKGDGIDADGQRPSVLDLQLVGDVPGQPDAVIDFDVLWTCTTCGACVEECPVDIEHVDHIMDLRQYKAQMESSFPQEAGGMLRNLENAGDPWGVGAARRMDWAEGLDVPVVDGEIAEEVEYLFWVGCAGALEDRSKKVTRTVAELLNAAGVRYAVLGSAETCTGDPARRLGMEYLYQVMARTNVETLKAAGAQRVKIVAWCPHCFNTLRNEYPDFDGRFEVIHHTQLLARLVAEGRLAPRSAVNKTVTYHDPCYLGRHNAVYDEPRAVVDAVEGLEKVEMRRCRNHGFCCGAGGARFYMEEDIGKRVNHERVDEALELGPDLVSTACPFCFVMLDDAVADKVGRGDLAEGQVRVVDVSQILAESLLPGAEVNGQPLEKPAG
- a CDS encoding M14 family zinc carboxypeptidase — encoded protein: MGQSGRRVSRRALLRGAGITLGAVALGGPVGARGLVGGVSGAVGGATGVSHAVAAGDVLRLARVWPGGLEGAALLAGFDDTHRMFDDGSVEVLLWPGDLERLVASGLRFDVTVEDVIARDVGALQATDAQVGAPTGRLPGQRDTYRTLRDYEDDLLGLVTRFPLQARLIVLPERTLEGRRVVGIEIADDVHLRDGRPVWYMDGLHHAREWPAGELTLMFGFELLENPQGDERVTALRRDTRTILVPVVNPDGFSWSRDALVQTSDPTVSLPFAALGLEAYWRKNRRGVLDEAVIDRFERNLTSYGVDPNRNYSVRWGGPGASPVPVDQTHRGAGPFSEPEVRNVAGLLRERQPVTLNSNHTYTGLVLRPWGHAGGGLQYSPDEPLLRDLGAAMCAHNGYNNWHGIELYATTGTTSDWAYAALGSLSYTYEIGFTNFHPPYGGEDGPLHHYRLNRESFLLLGEAARLTAVELTDPRGAPVLHATHGIVSGRVVDGGGNPVAADLAVARTARVPLGDGTLYPEPSRATMATPADGAFAWHLPPSTTPMARERGEEEAWTLTVAAGGRSVTRQVRLDRGQTADLGEIRLT
- the dcd gene encoding dCTP deaminase, which gives rise to MILSDRSIREAIAAGRITVEPLSDNAIQPSSVDVRLDDRFRVFHNHRHPYIDVRQAMPDLTEEVKAGEDAPFILHPGEFVLAATFERIVLADDIVARIEGKSSLGRLGLLTHATAGFVDPGWDGWLTLELSNVSTLPIALYPGMKIGQIAFFELSTPADRPYGSDALGSKYQGQRGPTASKFFMNFPARE
- a CDS encoding PrsW family glutamic-type intramembrane protease, which translates into the protein MAVLGQAGLTDGQLFWLALAGSLFPALGWLWFFYTRDRYDREPKRLVAKLFLIGAFPVAIVAGLVNVTFAGVLGIALTAVVVAPVGEEAFKYLGARVGAGRHLAFDEPVDGMVYGCSVGLGFAAVESIDYLTAAYIGTDLWTGEPLGCAGFGCFAAVAVLRGVGSALVHALCSGIAGYFLARRVLDGAPRIVGVAGVGLAALFHAAWNGTGIVAGFLALAVAGVVFARLLRRALARSPFHGRQLLPHAPERWFPLVPPAPPETRG